A region of the Vigna unguiculata cultivar IT97K-499-35 chromosome 9, ASM411807v1, whole genome shotgun sequence genome:
ATACCATAAACAAATTCTTCTTAATCACCTCTCTCACGAATCTAGTAAACCATTCTCCCATGACAATGAATAGTGTGGGTGTGTGTTGTTCACTTGATACAATCCTAAAAGGAAAGATGACGATATTTTCTAACTTTGAATTTCttctataaaaataatcaatataaataaagaatgcaaaatataaatgatatggATTGCGTCACAATTAGATTGATAAACAAAGGAAGATTCATCAATAAAATGAACACCAACTTTTCTaccttttgttttgttctttgatatttgtaataaattttatcaataaaattcatCAGTAACATttgtcaataattaattttttcttagtaATTTTTAGCTAAATTTCGTTCATAATGTAGtctatcaatttatttttccaaatccGATAAACTATGTCTTATTAAACCCAAGTTTTGGTGATGGgtgagaaaaataagaaaaaagaatagcCATAGGATGAGGGAGTAATAGCAagagacaaaaagaagaagaaaataaagatgacGAAGAGAATAAGTAATAGGAAAGAGGGAAGAGAAAGATggagaagaaggaagaaaatataaagaagaaaaataattatcaaatagTGATAATTACCATTAATAATTACCGACAAATATTTGATTggtaattatcaataaatttcttataatcattaataaattttaacaataaaataaatattttgtcgataaaatttattcattaataattcCATTAGTTCATCAAAATTTGTATccaacatttgaatatttgattatcttctTGACTGTCTTTCAAATTAGCCTATTCCAAATATCTCTTTAAACCCTCTTCAAGATACTCTCATGTTTTCTTGTACCTCATTAAATCCGTCAACCATATGATGTGATGACTTAATTTAGTATCATAGTTTAATAGAGcgaaactaatttaattatggAAGTTAAAATACTACATGCatcttaatatatttgaaaatagaaataCACTGTTAGGAGGAGAGAGCCGCGTTTAAGTTAAATTgcttctaaaaataaaataaaaagcaatAAACCCTTTAATTTAATATGAGTTTTGTTTAGCCGTCTTTATCACGAACTCTCTTAGAGTTTGGTAAATAGGTTAGAAAGGGATGAAACATATTCGTTTTGTTGTATATTTGGGgtctttttttgaaaatgaaatcagaacaaaacataatattaaagTACTATATTTTGATTCCGTTGAAGTTTTATAATGTGAGGACAACGAAAGAGGATGAATTGTTGCATTTTATCCACTTCACACGTCAAATTATACCacaaccaaatttattattgttcttATAATTTCCTTAGCATTCctaaacatttttcaaaaaagCAAATAATTTCGTTAACCTTCCTTAACTTATATTATATCCACGTTTTTCTcagaaaaatttaaacaatactctacaaaaatttaaaaaagcttttcattaaaaaaaaaagaaaaagaaattgcgGGAGCATTTTTAAACATGCAATGCTTGTATAAACGGTCATCGTCAAATTGACAGATTCTATTATACATCGAAAGGAGATGCGAATGTGAAGAAATGTTACCTTAAATCCAATTTCATTTGAGGTGTCAATTTCAAgagcaaaagaaatatatatggAATCCATTTCCACTAGGTACATAAAGATGGTGTCAAAACTAGCCTAAAAGGATTAAGAATATGTTCCATTTTACAGCATGCAAACACTATAAGTAATTGTAAGAAATCAATGTACACTTCATGGATCGTCTTATTTAAAATCTGTTACaattatacattaaaaaataattgtcaaaTATTTTTAGCTTTTGACAATTACATATTTTTCTCATCTGTCAAGAAAAGTTGCCTTAGATTATACCACTTACTTTTCCACAAGTTGTGTTACTAAATTAGCTTTAAAATAGTATTTGAGGCGATTTAAAATGAATAGATTATTCTAATGGGTTATTATTATATAGGTATTTTGGAATAATACTCTTAAATGTACAAATTCTTTGTCTAAAGATTTTGGATTGcaagaaatatcaattttttatttgagttaAATTCAGGTCTCATTAATGTTTATCTTTCTAGgatttttctcttaaaatacTAATCAATAAGAATgtgataaaatatttcataaccaattgatataaataagaatgaggatgaatttttaaTTCATGTTTGCTTGTTCATGGGTTTAGAGCGAAGGGTTTCAAAGTCTAATAAACTTCTAAAAGATGATTGTGTGTAGAGATATTTTTTCTGAAGTCtctatgacaaaaaaaaaaaagagaaaacacaaaaaacacaattattgatgaatttttttaacaagtGATTTTTCAAGAAGACATCATATAATGAAACTTGAATCAGATTATTTGTACTCAAAATCTTCATCCttataataagatattaattttttcatttcaaaacaatataaaacttaaattcatatttaaattcttaacaaaaaataaataatacccATATCtgtactttatatatatatatatatatatatatatatatatatatatatatatatatattttactattttactattttaagaTTGAATTAAAGTCGGGCTTGAGTAATAAATATACCATCCTTAGTACAGATCATAaacatttatttcatatattaaaattcatgtagtaataaattaaaattcatatattttatctagACAATATAGTAACCAAACATGCACCGACAATgtagtaataaattaaaattcatatattattttttatttcaaaaaaaaataggttactaattttatttttaaagaaccaaatataattttatctttctaGAATTATAGTTATAGTTATTACTTCATAATTTAGGCTATAACCTTTTCCCTTAAACCATGCAACtataacacaaaaaatataacaaacgtttctttagaaataaaataatgaattaacaCGTATGTTGGGTTCAATTATTTGCTAGAGGGAAAATAGAGTATAAACGAGAAACATTAgtaggaaaataaaaatgttaacaaagaaaaaaattattatattttttaccttttttctatttgttaaaacaaatccttttattttcattatatgcCTTCCATATTTTTATTCgtcttcattttttctctttctaccAATTTCTagatttttgaattttagaaaacaaatagaaatgtttttaaaaagttttccgAAACAAGCACAGCATCATATTTTATTTGTCGTTGTTATTGTTGACTATGGTTTTCTTACCCAGCACGTAAATGGAGGGTGGGAACGTGCACGTttggtgccacgtgtcaaaatacTATTTGCTGAACAACATGTCCTTTTTCCCTCTAATCTAGTGCTTCCATCAATAATAGCAAAATTCACATTCCGATTTACCCCAACACTTGTCCCTGGCTCAACCCTTCACCGCGTTGGATTGAATCAGTGGCATCACCGTAGTTTCGTGGAAAGAGGAGGGTAAAACATGGCACACGGTATATACGAGGAATTTAAACGCGCTTTCTCCTACGTGAAATCCATAAAAATTAACGAGTCACCACTACACTACACTACACTGCAGTGCCTGGGAAACTTTCTCTGCTCATGCGTGTTACCTCTGAGAAAAATAAAAGCGAGAAAAAGCTATGGGCCACACCACCTAACACAACACAATCCTCTCTGAATTATTCCCCTGATTCTCAAATTCCGCTTCCGCTTATTTCTTTATAATTCATCGCTGTTCCTTTATAAATCTTTTTCCCTTTCATTTTAAGTTTCGTCTTGCTTGAGTGAACATGAGTTCCGTCGAGTGTTATCCGTCGCGAGGCGACGATGTCGCCGTCGTGTCGCTGGATTCTCTACCGTTAGGGTTCCGATTCAGACCTACCGACGAGGAACTCATCGATTACTACCTGCGGCAGAAGATTAACGGCAATGGTGCCGAGGTTTGGGTTATCCGAGAAATTGATGTCTGCAAATGGGAGCCGTGGGACATGCCTGGTATTTTTCTCTTCAACCTTTTCCGATCATTAGCTCTTATCATGCTGGCCCTGCTGTTTCTTTTGGTAGTTTTTCCCCCTTGAATTAGGATTTCAACTTAATTCAATCCACAAGTTAGTTGGTGTTGTGTtacacttatatattatttttgtagtttaATTAGACAGCGTGAGATTTCATACTATCCCCTTATATTGAGTCAAAGCTTTAGCAGGTATTACAGAGCATCTTAGTGATTATCTTTAGATGGATAATCTGTATGTCTTGTATTATGATTTCAGGCTCGACATGTCTGGTGACATGGGGTGTGTCGGAGATtctacagttttttttttttcttctttaatttgtttattgGATTTTGTTTTGTAGATTTGTCGGTGATACGGAACAAGGATCCGGAATGGTTCTTCTTCTGTCCACAGGACAGAAAGTACCCAAATGGGCATCGATTGAACAGAGCAACAAGTCATGGATATTGGAAGGCGACTGGGAAAGATCGTAAAATAAAGTCTGGGATGATTTTGATTGGAATGAAGAAGACTTTGGTGTTCTACACTGGTCGTGCACCCAAAGGGAAGAGGACCAATTGGGTTATGCACGAGTATCGCCCCACCTTGAAGGAGCTCGATGGCACCAATCCTGGACAGGTACATAGCGTATTGTGATTAACAATTAGTTTAGGAATTATATGAAGTGATGATGATTCTCAATTTGTTTTCTACCAGAATGCATATGTCCTTTGTCGCTTGTTTAAGAAACATGACGAAAGCCTTGAAGTTTCGCACTGTGATGAGGCAGAACAGACTCCGTCAACTCCGATTGCTGCCAATTACTCTACGGAGGAAATACAGTCGGGTCTGGCTGTTGTTGCAGTATCCCCATCACTTGTTACAGGGGATGATAAGCACCAGAAAATTGTCCCTACGCACTCTGAGGAAGCAATATCCAACGTTATAACTCCGGTTGATTGCCATAGTGATGGATATGAAGCTTCTGAtgcacaaaataaatatttggcACCAGCTGCAGAGGTTAGATGGAATACCtgagtttatttattattattagttatactTGTTTAGAATGGGGAAaatgtatgatattttattcttttttttttccatttctaCTTAGACATAGAGTTTCAAATAGAAAATACTCTTAAAATCATAATGGAGGATTTAGGCTATTTAGAAGATCATTAAAACATCATTTCAATCTTTATTAGCAAGAGAGAGCATAATGTCTATTTTCTAAAGACAGAAGCTGGTTATGGGAAGACTGGTTTTATGTTTGTTTGGAGAAACTCCTGTACAAGCACTTTTaggagataaaaataagaaggaaaaatgaaattattttccgcataaattaaaattaagttatgcataagttaaaaattaaatttttgaaaagctaATGAGGAATAGCTCCTATAAACTAGTTCGTGcattaactaattttagtttctggagaaattaatttcactttttattcttatttgcCTCTTCTAGAAGTTTTTATGGAGAAAGTAGACCTAATATACCTTATCTGGTAATTATGATTTGTGAGAGTTGGATATATACTTTAAAGATCATTATTGtacatttgttttgttttattgctTTCATTCACCCCGATTTGATTTTTAATACACCGGAGTTATTGATTTAGTCGTATGGTTGATTTTCCCTGCAGGAGTTTCAGCCTTGGAACGTTGATATGTGTTACGACCTAAAAAACGAGCTATTGGATGATAAGTTATTCTCCCCTGAACTTGCACATGTTCAACCAGAATTTCATTATCAACCAAACAGAGAATCAGATAGTCGGTATGGGCTTCAATATGGCACTAATGAGACGAACATTTCAGACTTTTTGAATTCGGTGGTTAACTGGGACGAACTACCCTATGAGGAGCCCAATTGCCAACAGTGGACCTACCCCTCGTTTAATGTTCAGAATGGCGCATTAGGCAGCGATATAGATTCTGAACTTGCCAATATAAAAGTGAGTAACAGCTCCTACATTATTTTGTCTTTTGTTCATTCTAGGTAGGTTTTGCCTCGATAATAAAGCGGTTTTCCTAATGTTAATCTTACTGTATGCTGCAGTATATGCAAGCTGGTTACGCTGAGGAGGCAAACGACAGAAAGATTCCTTTGGTGATAGCTCCAGAATTTTGCAGCACCACTGGCATCCCCATTAGCCGTGGTGGTGATGAGCAGAAGAGCAATGTTGAGTTATTTCAAAGCATTTCCCAGAGAGATTTTACCGATGCCAATATGGGCCAAGTATACAATATTGTCAATGATTATCAGCAACCCAGAATCTATAATTCAGTTCCTAGTGGGGATACTGGAATCATTAGGAGGACACGAGTGGTTCAAAACGAAAAGCTAAGTGCAAACGTAACACAAGGTACAGCGCATAGGAGAATTCGTTTGGCGCAGAAGGCGCGAAATGAACTCTCAAATAAGATAGTGAAAAAAGAGCTTGATTTGAAACCAATCATTGCTGTGGTAAGAATTTTATCTGTTTAGCCTGTCTGTGAACGTAAGTGTGTGTAGTCGCGTGTGTAGTGACTCCTGTTGTTCTTTGATAGGAGGAGAAAGGTTCAGAAAACCATGCTTCGGAGGAAAGTGCTACGCTTACTAATGATGGGAATGAACTGCAGAAGACAGCAGAGGCAAATGGCACTAGAAAGATTTCTCGTCAAGTTACAAAAGCAAGTTCTACCTTGGGGTTGAAAGATTTTTTATTGCTCAGAAGGGTGCCATACATTTCAAAGGCTACTTCCAATCCTACCAAGTGCTCTTCTATTTTTGTAGTTTCTGCCTTTGTAATGGTCTCATTAGTGGTCTTTACTGACATCTGCGGATATCTTAAATTCTAAACTGCTAGGAGATCATtcgtttgtttttgtttttgcctctatttcttttttgtgCCAATTAAGTAGAGGCGTGTAGGGTCTACTTAGAGTTGTTGATAGTTGAATATATATGCGGGTGCATATGTAGTTGGTGTATTATATGTATACTCACCAGGTTGGTTAGTCTGTAGACTCTTGATGTACATTGGAAGTGCAGTTCCTCCCCCCCCAACTTTTTAGCTCTTTCTTTTGAGTTTGCTGCATCTCCATTTCATATTAACAAAGGTGGCAAAAATAACTTGAAAGCTAAAACTATTGAATTGCATGTAAGTGTTAAATTATCCGACTTTCAATGACAATTCTAGTGTTACAAGAATATGCAAGTGAAAGTACTCACCATAATTGCCGAATAATATCATACCATACTATTTATTGTATATAAGTTGCCAACGGGGCAAACAGCTTTACGAGGTCGACATTTTATCAAACCTCGCTTCAATAACGTTCCAAAGGTGGTAAATcggttgtgtttttttttttttttaagtattctACGATCGATAAGTTAATTTTTCTGCCTGTTTTTGAGTGGTTTACTAAGTAGCGATTAAAGTGCAAAGGATTTAAGAATTGTTTTAGTTACCGTTGGAAATTTTGacttaatttagtttattaattttaaaaatatattaatttaatttttttaaccaaattttattaaatttatttgttgtttcaaatgcgttttataatattatttgattaaattacattttttgacataatttcgcttcaattgataaaatttagttaaaataattaaatttatatatatatataaattaattcaaaattttgaaaaaaactaaTACCAATTATCAATCCAAgttaacaaaaacatatttaacgtCAAAATAAATCCATAACCATTTTGGAGATGCTAAATACACCAAAATAccttaaaaatagaaaaaagaagagagttatatatatatatatatatatatatatatatatatatatatatatatatatatatatatatccaatgTCCCTATCCTTACTCTAAGACCCACCACTGTTAaaaggaattttaaaatttgtagaagttgttttttcttgatGTAAACAACCGTTGTCATTGGTCTATACGTTAtccactttttttatatatatttgtcatCTGCGCAGCCATAATAAtgttatctaatttaatttaaataaaataaattagagcGTATATCAGGAGtacctttatttaatttaaagcaatcagttttaataatttgtttacatgttttaattaagtataaaataatagtataatttatgtaataattGTGATGTATATTTggttggattgaaattttttgttaatttacataaccaaatgaaaataaaagtcttatctacaatttattttaattaatatgactTCTATTTGTCCCTCTCTTTTTGATTACCTATAGGGTGAATGTGTAAAGATGATCATACTGAGTTATTACTTGTTAATTGGATTAGGTTTACACATAAATAATATGCTACTGATGCATGGAGAATGAATCACTGCAATGGATGTGGAATAGAGATTGAATTAGTGCGTAAAGTGCATAGAAAAAgtggatgaagaagaagattgtgTTCCCAAAATACTTTCAGATCACTCtctaaatgttatttttatattcaaaattggGTGTTTCGTAAATTATTTTCGAaacatttaattcaaaaatattttttatctattaaaaattaaatattttgatatattttttatatacaaataattccaaatcaaaattaagataaattgataaataaaataagaggatcaaataaaaataattaaaaaatttatacacatcataaaatacaaaaacaaattcaaaatgtaagtcaaatattaatgaaatactaataaaatataagtcaagaaggtgaattaaaaataaatttcaaaatttcaagtCAGTTAAGTGACATATCAATCACTGCATGAGGTATTGTTCGTTTTGTACTCTAAAGTTCTATcacgattttatttttaaaaaacgtatttaaatgatttaaatttcttttgattttgatttctaaacgatataaaattattagataCATTAAAACAAacgataatataaaatttagtgTTTAGTGTTGAATGAGGTTGTTGTCTAATGTCATGACAATGATTTTCTTTAGCTTCATATATAGAGAGGAGAATTTATATgttgtcttttatttttcctttttgtatattactttatatatgaGTCGAAACAATTCAATTAtcttcatttaatatatttgtcttTCTGATAAGAAAACGAGTTATATACATTAGCTTAATTAATTTATGGTTTAAACATAACATGTTACACATTATAAGAGTTGACAATATAAGTAAAAGATCCAAATGCAAATTCATTAAGGACTTTAAAAAGATCGAGTACAAACAAATCTTGACTAGAATATCCATTTctgcattattatttttttcctataaCAATCTTGTTGGACTCAAATGCCACTTTATCCCAACCTTTTCCAACAATATTACAAAACTAAATTTTCTAATTGAATACACATATACAATGTCACGTAAAGTTAGAGTGTTTATAGATGCCAGATTCAGAATAACTTTCCTAAAACCAGAGTTGTTCTAAAATCATAAGACATACTTGTTCCTTTTCCACATCCTGCATTAATTTTGGAGTTAACCATATTTATGTTTGGATATATGTGTTTTGTAGTCATAGAGTTCAGCACCCTTTGCTCTCGGAAACCATTGCAACAATTGTATCTTCTTCTCCAACTTGGTTTTCTTTATGAGATTATCATTCTTGTGTCTATGCCTACACTGGGTATGCATGATGACCTAATTTTCCACAACAAAACAAGTTTCCTTCTTTTTCAAGGTGAGATAGAAGCACCGggatgaaaaaatttaaaattttatgatcaAGCTTTTGATTATCTACCTTTTTTTGAGCTAATTTTCCTTTTACAATGTTTAccttaaaatacaatattttggcTAGGTAATAACACGTTCATTTATATTGGTGTCTACAATAATGATATGaggaattttttaaatttgcttgtgtttgttaGTTATTGATTGTAATTGATCCAAGATTGAGACAATTTTTCTATTAGAAGTTCTAAATCACTATTTTTTGCTTAAATATCTTCAAGCAATATTTGATATTCACTTATTTATGTTTTGATGTCTTTAACCTCAATCATCTCTTATCAATAgtatttttctataatataaCCACATCTTTGACATTGTATTTGAGAATAAAAGAATCTCAAATATCCTTGACTTGTAGGAATAATACTCACAGAACATATCCTTTTGCATGTGACTTGATTGATATGCTTGGTAGATGTATTAGTGTTGAGTTTAAATGAGATAAAGTGAAAATAACTTTGTTCACATCTGATAGGGTAAAGACATGTTAATGACATCATTAAAagttcaaaaatgaaaaaatagttctattttttaaacctaaaaaaatataattagagatgtcaaaaaaatctgtTGCGGATAAAACTCGCAATGAGTAGAAGATGGATATTATAAATGGATATACATGGGTAACGGGtacaagtttatttttaatactcacATATTAACAAGGAGGATATGAGTATCAAAGTATTGGTACCCACTATActctaatataaattaaaaaaaataaataaataaaatatgattaaaatattaatatattgattttgaatgatttattttttataaattagttttaaaataaatttatttctttgtaaattattattcaaaactatttaaatgagttatttggactttatttaaaaattatgaatgctatgtattttattttatttgaatttacaattaaaatatgtcgtaaaatatttattttttataagtatttgtGAGTACTcataaatatctataaatattaaaaaattatatgattatttatataatgGATATccgataaatataaatacaaatatataataaatatttatccaatTAATAAAATACGAGAGAATTACTGTCCGTATTCTACCCGCCGTTAACATTCCTAATTATGATATAAACTTTTGATTTTCAATGGAGATTGACAGCTAGACTAGTCTAATCGTAGTCTAATCAGTGCACATGATGACATGTTAATAGTAGAGATCGAAGGAGGTGTGATTAGTCTAATCATAAAGGGGAGGTTGAAGTAAAGGAAACGCACACCACATCAATAATTATCTCGCTATTATCCATTTAATATATTATGCTCAAATGGATGAAAGAAACTAAATTAGTGATTTACAAATATCATAGAAATGTAATCAGAAACTtgaaaagataaacaaaaaattgaaacaaactcaggttaaattactcttgttaataaatataaatttgatcctcaagttttttttttttaatttagtcctcattttcttaaaaataattcaatttagtccttaatATTAGTTTGATCAGATGGTGATAAAATCAATGCAACAtatcaatttctgttttttttttaattttttgaatttttttgaattttgtttaattatttttgaattcttttattttttacacgtgtcacttcgcagttgtgtcacgtgtcaaaatgattcaatttgatccctatatttgtttttagattcaaattagttccaatttttgtaaaaatgaaacaatattatccctccttaaattgacactcaatttacttttttataaattttatgatgatattcttattaaaattaacgtttttattaaatatttctaaaaatattttaaattaactttaaattttatacaaaacattaaactttggttttgttttaaacttgaaatttagtttctaaacttGTGTGAGAAGTTATtcgatttttaatttttactatgtttgtataatatgatacacttttCTGTATATATGATGACGAAATtgttaattgttaaaattaagtttggggtttaactttgtttaataataaaactacaaaaaaaaagcttgtttaaaaatatttgtacaaatatataataaaaatattaattttagtaagaatatcatcataatatttatacaaaaactaGATTGAGTGTCTATTGAATGAGGGataatattgtttcatttttacaaaaattaaaactaaatcgaaactaaaaacaaatatagatcAAATTGTGTGAAGTGAtacatataaaaattcaaaaaaattcaaaacctttcaaaaaaagaacttgaaaaataaaatcaaaaatcaaaaattgacatgtgatacaaatttttaaattgaattatttttaaaaaaaataaagaccagacaaaaaaaatttaggacTAAAGTGacattaatttagaaataaaaaaaatcaaaagataatttaacataaaataatttggtATCTTGGTTTTTTGGTCGGTCCGTTCATCTTTGTAAGATAATAGTCAACGAAATAGGAGCAGTGGAAATTCTTGAAGTCACAAAGCAACAAACTCAAACAGATTGTAAGTGTTGAAAGATGAATGCGTATTCGATCGCAGCCATTTATCTGTTTGCTGTGTTTCTGTCATCGTCGATGGTGTTGGGATCCGAGGAGGATGAAGTCTATGCCAAAGAGATTATGGGCGCAGCACAGAAGGAGAAGGAATGGTTGGTTTCGGTGAGAAGGCAAATCCACGAACACCCAGAACTGGCTTTCCAAGAACACAACACCAGTTCTCTTATACGCGCACAACTTCACAATCTTGGCATTCCTTACACATACCCAGTTGCCAAAACCGGCGTCGTTGCGCAACTTGGCTCTGGCTCTCGCCCCATCATTGCTATTCGTGCTGATATGGATGCACTTCCCTTGCAGGTAAACACATTTTAACATATTCTTTGATATGTGTATGTGTATGAGGATGTACCTTTGGTTTGATGGTGGCGATTCTTAGGAGCTTGTTGAGTGGGAACACAAGAGCAAAATAGACGGCAGAATGCATGCTTGTGGACATGATGCTCACACCACTATGCTACTTGGGGCTGCAAAGTTGCTCAGCCAGCGCCAAGATAAGCTTCAGGTTCTTTTTCTGT
Encoded here:
- the LOC114163198 gene encoding NAC domain-containing protein 91-like translates to MSSVECYPSRGDDVAVVSLDSLPLGFRFRPTDEELIDYYLRQKINGNGAEVWVIREIDVCKWEPWDMPDLSVIRNKDPEWFFFCPQDRKYPNGHRLNRATSHGYWKATGKDRKIKSGMILIGMKKTLVFYTGRAPKGKRTNWVMHEYRPTLKELDGTNPGQNAYVLCRLFKKHDESLEVSHCDEAEQTPSTPIAANYSTEEIQSGLAVVAVSPSLVTGDDKHQKIVPTHSEEAISNVITPVDCHSDGYEASDAQNKYLAPAAEEFQPWNVDMCYDLKNELLDDKLFSPELAHVQPEFHYQPNRESDSRYGLQYGTNETNISDFLNSVVNWDELPYEEPNCQQWTYPSFNVQNGALGSDIDSELANIKYMQAGYAEEANDRKIPLVIAPEFCSTTGIPISRGGDEQKSNVELFQSISQRDFTDANMGQVYNIVNDYQQPRIYNSVPSGDTGIIRRTRVVQNEKLSANVTQGTAHRRIRLAQKARNELSNKIVKKELDLKPIIAVEEKGSENHASEESATLTNDGNELQKTAEANGTRKISRQVTKASSTLGLKDFLLLRRVPYISKATSNPTKCSSIFVVSAFVMVSLVVFTDICGYLKF